From Drosophila nasuta strain 15112-1781.00 chromosome X, ASM2355853v1, whole genome shotgun sequence, one genomic window encodes:
- the LOC132795168 gene encoding chaoptin, with product MCNGSNPNTATTAATLTNLLAKCTKSTSSHHSNSNSNSNNNNNCNDIGSINTSNCQQRSRMQVPTGAEVGVRVSVRVGVTVGVAELAGGNEEPQKQRAKRQNMQQEQEEKQQQDDQEQQQQQQQHNQRQHQQRQEQGHQIKQMAAGTNGEAVAVAAAKVHEHKHEFGRDQEQRRRNCNNVTRLQPQQQQQQQKQRQQPRQQQHHLKLQQRSCLSMLLWLTLLATAAAAAAATTTTTAASTKPTATPSGAAAAAAATLVQRSARSLSIGHNGLGSGISSSSIMGHSSSGSGIASGKTGNARELHYELSSGSGNLAAAAAAGAGGNGVGGGATGIECPSFDDSSACPCYKFEDGLFLECPGTTALSLRSTLERISAPIHSLSIYDFDRSVTSLSQDVIQPGVHIRHLQFSHSHLEALKESSLRNLRGSLESLSIVNGKLTQLPSRALSSLQKLTALDFDYNEIVRIDDYSFYGLRVSKLNIKGNRLQSIPENGFTGLEDCMQEIDVSENGLRTFPMLALRKLGHLRILRLSNNKISTFYGDIQLATNNASAAVATAAALQLPSLILLDLSSNQFSEIVHDCFRAFPQLQTLSFYANQIELVQPEAFKSLKELMSLDMSHNRIIALDPKVFDKNKRLQTVDLSHNHIHAISGVFSNLPQLREVFLSENNILELPADAFTNSTLVDVIYLESNGIAHIDPNVFSTLANLDHLYLRSNFIPLVPVTLFDKCIKLSSLSLDNNEIQDLEIGMFRKLEQLREVRLHNNRIRRVRKGVFEPLPSLQELHIQKNNIEDIEPGAFHTLRNMQHINLQDNQLTVLEDIFPEQNSSLLSIQLESNYLNKIHQRTFRQQQRIQIMWLRDNKLLKIDRSLFVDTPQLGRLYLSNNLIREIEKDTFGSLGALKFLDLSGNQLRQLRRDYFAALQNLEELSLAHNHIEAIEGYAFSRLKQLKSLDLSHNPLVQLTRDIFLEELPLITLNLRNTSLRKLELHTFKSLQNLNELNLERNQLNPADIQKLDVQSLRRLHLSHNNFSHVGMGGTMGGIMSGMFDKLRSLQQLSMANCSLTSIPDQLFAKNTNLVRIDLCDNQLTEMNRNIFSGLNVFKELRLCRNNLVEFPHIALYNLSTLETLDLARNQLISIDFFKLSGTLNLRQLILRDNKINSLSGFNAVNLTQLDNVDLSGNLLLSLPANFLRHSINLQRVDLSSNRFLQIPSSALSDVSIPRLSWLNLTGNPINKIYTVKEERYLYLKELYICQTNLSILTSKDFEAFQALQHLHLINNRITRISPGAFKSLTNLLTLDISVNELEMLPKERLQGLRLLRLLNISHNTLKDLDEFSGDLAQLQTLDLSFNQLDRISKKSFRNLHGLVELLLMGNRMTALSHDGFRYLRKLHLLDLRKNYFELVPLDPLKPLETNLRTLKLEENPLHCSCDAQKLWEWLRDHRKWSLSPTGGDNINYLRCEHPTELRGKVFGRMEPQQFCDAPLIPKMAIQDIQPYSVVVSWQSREHLGLTGFEIVYHATGDGLGSGPTERDQAKGHHHDIHRDWERDQDVDRDYERLHQSSERDRERGERERLAQFAATDEIHGKRLNGTASSTKLTKLSPNTRYHICVIGTGNWLSEPLANALQRLHYNDSRDDLVLSGSVSASASSSNDVSLAAASQPLPEAYSPYLHLNEADNEQQHLQQQQQQQALIENSIVTDNVLHEVLKNSHFSACTDVQTLDSTPSLITDENGLSSNGFIHSILTRRLGLIVGCCLGIIVFIVMISVLSYVKLKKQRIENAKRQAAMPPEYISYRHFSIPNEELTRTAANVGNAAAAAAAAAQAAQAAAAAAAASSAAAATSTTAATTMSSVPSGISGHISGTSLSTGTTTTTAATTPIGGVPLPMVKSGSRSPIAGIAGLVVADNIVADGAGNVVAVSTASPANSSNGGHAHSHTHTHNHSHTHAHNHNHNHHSHNHQQAAAAAAAAHRQQNNNGGVVGGYMAAGVVLNTNHLSVC from the exons atgTGCAACGGCAGCAACCCAAACACGGCGACAACTGCTGCAACGCTCACAAACTTATTAGCGAAATGCACGAAGTCAACAAGCAgccaccacagcaacagcaacagcaacagcaacaacaacaacaactgcaacgaCATTGGCAGCATCAACACTAGCAATTGTCAGCAGAGAAGTCGCATGCAAGTGCCAACAGGAGCTGAAGTTGGAGTCAGAGTCAGCGTCAGAGTCGGAGTCACAGTTGGAGTTGCTGAGCTGGCAGGCGGCAACGAAGAGCCACAAAAACAACGAGCAAAACGTCAAAACATGCAGCAGGAACAGgaagagaagcagcagcaggacgaccaagagcagcagcagcagcagcagcagcataatcagcggcaacatcaacaacgTCAGGAACAAGGACatcaaataaagcaaatggCAGCGGGGACAAATGGAGAGGCAGTCGCCGTTGCGGCAGCCAAAGTACATGAACACAAACACGAATTTGGACGAGACCAAGAACAACGTCGTCGAAATTGCAATAATGTTACCAGACTgcagcctcagcagcagcaacagcagcagaagcaacgacagcagccacgacagcagcaacatcatttgAAGCTGCAGCAACGTAGCTGTCTCTCGATGCTGCTGTGGTTGACTCTGctagcgacagcagcagcagcagcagcagcaactacaactacaacagcagcatcaaccaaaccaacagcaacaccttctggagcagcagcagcagcagcagcaacacttgTTCAGCGCTCCGCCCGCTCGCTAAGCATCGGACACAATGGTCTTGGCAGtggcatcagcagcagcagcatcatgggccacagcagcagtggcagtggcattGCCAGTGGCAAGACAGGCAATGCACGTGAATTGCACTACGAGCtgagcagcggcagcggcaatctagcagcagcagcagcagctggagccgGCGGCAATGGCGTCGGCGGTGGAGCAACGGGCATCGAATGTCCCAGCTTCGATGATAGCTCGGCCTGTCCTTGCTACAAGTTCGAGGATG GCCTCTTCCTCGAGTGTCCGGGCACCACGGCGCTGTCGCTGCGCTCAACACTTGAACGCATCTCGGCTCCGATACACTCGCTGTCCATCTACGATTTCGATAGATCGGTGACCTCGCTCTCGCAGGACGTCATCCAGCCGGGTGTGCATATACGGCATTTGCAGTTCTCCCATTCGCACCTCGAGGCGCTCAAGGAGAGCAGTTTACGCAATTTGCGCGGCAGCCTCGAGTCGCTCAGCATTGTCAATGGCAAATTAACGCAG CTGCCGTCACGTGCCCTGAGCTCCTTGCAAAAGCTGACTGCTCTGGACTTTGACTACAACGAGATCGTGCGCATCGACGACTACAGTTTCTATGGCCTGCGCGTGTCCAAGCTGAACATCAAAGGCAATCGCCTGCAGAGCATACCAGAGAATGGTTTCACCGGCCTCGAGGACTGCATGCAAGAGATCGATGTCTCCGAGAACGGACTGCGCACCTTCCCCATGCTCGCATTACGCAAACTCGGACATTTGCGTATACTCCGATTGTCGAACAACAAGATCTCCACCTTCTATGGCGACATACAGCTGGCCACGAACAATGCTTCGGCTGCGGTGGCCACAGCAGCGGCATTGCAGTTGCCTTCCCTCATTTTACTCGATTTGAGTTCGAATCAATTCAGCGAGATTGTGCACGATTGCTTTCGCGCCTTTCCCCAACTGCAAACGCTCTCATTCTATGCGAATCAAATTGAACTGGTGCAGCCGGAGGCATTCAAGAGTCTCAAAGAGCTGATGTCATTGGATATGTCACATAATCGCATCATTGCACTCGATCCCAAGGTCTTCGATAAGAACAAGCGACTGCAGACGGTGGACTTGAGTCACAATCACATTCACGCCATCAGCGGCGTTTTCTCCAATTTGCCGCAGTTGCGTGAGGTGTTTCTCTCCGAGAACAATATACTTGAGTTGCCGGCGGATGCGTTCACCAACTCGACGCTGGTCGATGTTATCTATTTGGAGTCGAATGGCATTGCACACATCGATCCGAATGTGTTTAGCACGTTGGCTAACCTGGATCATTTGTATTTGCGCTCGAATTTCATTCCCTTGGTGCCCGTCACGCTGTTCGACAAGTGCATCAAGCTctcgtcgctgtcgctggACAACAATGAGATACAGGATCTGGAGATTGGCATGTTTCGCAAGCTGGAGCAGTTGCGTGAGGTGCGATTGCACAACAATCGCATACGCCGGGTGCGTAAAGGCGTCTTTGAGCCGTTGCCTTCGCTGCAGGAGCTGCACATCCAGAAGAACAACATCGAGGACATTGAACCAGGAGCATTTCACACGTTGCGCAACATGCAGCACATCAATCTGCAAGACAATCAATTGACCGTGCTGGAGGACATCTTCCCGGAGCAGAACTCTTCCCTTCTATCGATTCAATTGGAGTCGAACTATCTGAACAAGATACATCAGCGCACCTTtcgacagcagcaacgcaTACAGATCATGTGGCTACGCGACAATAAGCTGCTGAAGATCGATCGGTCGCTGTTCGTGGACACCCCACAGCTTGGCAGGCTGTACCTGAGCAACAATCTCATACGTGAGATCGAGAAGGACACGTTTGGTAGTCTGGGGGCGTTGAAGTTCCTCGATCTGAGCGGAAATCAATTGCGGCAACTGCGTCGCGATTACTTTGCGGCCCTGCAGAACCTTGAGGAGCTGAGTCTGGCACACAATCACATCGAGGCCATTGAGGGTTATGCGTTCAGTCGCCTAAAGCAACTTAAATCACTGGACTTGTCCCACAATCCGCTTGTGCAATTAACGCGTGACATATTTCTGGAGGAACTCCCGTTGATCACGCTCAATTTGCGCAACACTTCGCTGCGTAAACTCGAACTACACACGTTTAAATCGCTGCAGAACCTGAACGAATTGAATCTAGAGCGCAATCAACTGAATCCGGCGGACATACAGAAGCTGGATGTACAGAGTTTGCGGCGTTTGCATTTATCGCACAACAACTTCAGTCATGTGGGCATGGGCGGCACCATGGGTGGCATCATGTCGGGCATGTTCGACAAGCTGCGCTCGCTGCAACAGTTGTCTATGGCCAACTGCAGTCTGACGAGCATTCCGGACCAACTCTTTGCCAAGAATACAAACCTCGTGCGCATCGATTTGTGTGACAATCAATTGACCGAAATGAATCGCAACATTTTCAGCGGCTTAAATGTGTTCAAGGAATTGCGTTTGTGCCGCAATAATCTCGTCGAATTCCCGCACATTGCTCTGTATAATCTGAGCACACTGGAGACTTTAGATCTGGCTCGCAATCAACTGATCTCTATTGACTTCTTCAAGCTAAGTGGCACACTTAATTTGCGTCAGCTCATTTTGCGTGACAACAAGATCAACTCGTTAAGTGGCTTCAATGCGGTGAACCTCACACAACTCGATAATGTGGATCTCAGTGGGAatctgttgttgtcgctgcccGCCAACTTTTTGCGGCATTCGATCAATTTGCAACGCGTCGACTTGTCCAGTAATCGCTTTTTGCAAATTCCCAGCTCGGCTTTGTCCGATGTCTCCATACCGCGTTTGTCGTGGCTCAACTTGACAGGGAATCCCATCAACAAGATCTATACGGTTAAGGAGGAGCGTTATCTGTATCTGAAGGAGTTGTACATCTGCCAGACGAATCTCTCCATACTCACCTCGAAGGATTTTGAGGCATTCCAGGCCCTGCAACATCTACACTTGATCAACAATCGCATCACACGCATTTCGCCCGGTGCCTTCAAGTCGTTGACCAATCTGCTGACTCTGGACATAAGTGTTAACGAGCTGGAGATGCTGCCCAAAGAGCGTTTGCAGGGATTGCGTTTGCTGCGATTACTTAATATCTCACACAATACACTCAAGGATCTCGATGAGTTTAGCGGCGATTTGGCGCAGTTACAAACGCTTGACTTGAGCTTCAATCAGCTGGATCGCATCTCCAAGAAATCGTTCCGCAATCTTCATGGCTTGGTGGAGCTGCTGCTAATGGGCAATCGGATGACGGCGTTGTCCCACGATGGTTTCCGCTATCTGCGCAAATTGCATCTGCTGGATCTGCGCAAGAATTACTTCGAGCTGGTGCCGTTGGACCCGCTGAAGCCGTTGGAAACCAATTTACGTACGCTCAAGCTAGAAG AGAATCCACTGCATTGCAGCTGCGATGCGCAAAAGCTGTGGGAATGGCTGCGGGATCATCGCAAATGGTCGCTATCGCCAACGGGCGGCGATAACATTAATTATCTGAGGTGCGAACACCCAACGGAGCTGCGTGGCAAGGTGTTTGGCCGCATGGAGCCGCAGCAATTTTGCGATGCCCCATTAATACCCAAAATGGCCATACAGGACATTCAGCCCTATTCGGTGGTCGTCTCCTGGCAGAGTCGCGAACATTTGGGTCTCACTGGATTCGAAATTGTTTACCATGCCACCGGCGATGGACTCGGCTCTGGGCCAACCGAGCGCGACCAGGCCAAAGGTCATCATCATGATATTCATCGCGATTGGGAACGCGACCAGGATGTCGATAGAGACTATGAGCGTCTGCATCAGAGCAGCGAGCGGGATAGGGAGCGAGGAGAACGCGAACGTCTGGCCCAATTTGCTGCCACGGATGAG ATACACGGCAAGCGTCTAAACGGCACGGCCAGCTCCACAAAGCTAACGAAATTGAGCCCGAACACGCGCTATCACATCTGCGTCATCGGCACCGGTAATTGGCTCTCGGAGCCTTTGGCCAATGCGCTGCAAAGGTTGCACTACAACGACTCAAGGGACGACTTGGTGCTGTCTGGTTCAgtctcagcttcagcttctaGCTCCAATGATGTCTCATTGGCAGCTGCCTCACAACCGCTGCCGGAAGCCTACTCACCGTATCTCCATCTTAACGAAGCGGACAACGAACAGCAGCatctacagcaacagcaacagcagcaagcactCATCGAGAACAGCATTGTGACGGACAATGTGCTGCACGAGGTGCTCAAAAATTCACATTTCTCAGCCTGCACCGATGTGCAGACACTCGACTCGACGCCCAGTTTGATTACGGATGAGAACGGACTGTCGAGCAATGGATTCATACACTCAATATTGACACGTCGCTTGGGTCTGattgttggctgctgtttgGGCATCATTGTCTTCATTGTAATGATCTCGGTGCTCAGCTACGTGAAGCTGAAGAAGCAGCGCATCGAGAACGCCAAGCGGCAGGCTGCAATGCCGCCCGAATACATTTCCTATCGTCACTTCAGCATACCCAACGAGGAGCTCACACGCACCGCAGCAAACGTTGGCaatgcggcagcagcagccgctgctgcgGCACAAGCAGCTcaggctgcagcagcagccgcagcagcatcttcagcggcagctgcaacatcaacaacagcggcaacaaccaTGTCGAGTGTGCCGAGTGGCATCAGCGGGCACATCAGCGGGACCAGCTTGAGCACCGgcaccacaacaaccacagcggCCACAACACCCATTGGCGGAGTGCCGCTGCCGATGGTGAAGAGCGGCAGTCGCAGTCCCATTGCGGGCATTGCGGGATTGGTTGTTGCCGACAACATTGTTGCCGATGGAGCGGGCAATGTTGTTGCCGTTTCCACAGCATCGCCGGCCAACAGTAGCAATGGTGGCCATGctcacagtcacacacacactcacaatcacagtcacacacacgcacacaatcacaatcacaatcatcATAGCCACAATCATCAGcaggcagcggcggcggctgcAGCGGCACATCGACAGCAGAACAACAACGGCGGTGTTGTCGGCGGTTATATGGCAGCTGGCGTTGTACTCAATACGAATCACTTGAGTGTCTGTTAG
- the LOC132796414 gene encoding uncharacterized protein LOC132796414, with protein sequence MMSYKTNATCCGGNNKCLNNMQLTTLTGNMLALILLFTVVATHTTTTTRAPPELITILPPHWPICRLPPVCVARSPRVCGRTSDGMCRRFANICELLEANRSEPLGSRTWRHAPAKDCRRVREIGAQHEYWCYEDCPSAAVNCPRTSADAEICVRSRNQQVCKVVANRCQLLNNNCFSRPRHNWEQTDKRRCDRMQLGDKPHACRALPQIVVTPATTTESTTTSTTSTTTTTTTTTTTTQRPTTSEPPKDNRTTTVRS encoded by the exons ATGATGAGCTATAAAACCAACGCAACTTGTTGTGggggcaacaacaagtgtTTGAACAACATGCAGTTGACCACGTTAACAG GCAATATGCTCGCCTTGATTCTCCTTTTTACGGTGGTCGCAACGCACACCACGACGACCACGAGAGCACCACCGGAATTGATCACCATTCTGCCACCGCATTGGCCCATTTGCCGCTTGCCTCCGGTGTGTGTGGCACGGAGTCCTCGAGTCTGTGGCCGCACCTCGGATGGCATGTGTCGTCGCTTTGCCAACATCTGTGAGCTACTCGAGGCGAATCGTAGCGAGCCGTTGGGCTCTAGGACATGGAGACATGCGCCCGCCAAGGATTGTCGCCGTGTGCGTGAGATTGGAGCTCAACATGAGTATTGGTGCTACGAGGATTGCCCGAGCGCTGCGGTCAACTGTCCACGCACCTCAGCCGATGCGGAGATTTGTGTGCGATCGCGCAATCAGCAGGTCTGCAAGGTGGTGGCCAATCGCTGTCAGCTGCTGAACAACAATTGTTTCTCACGGCCACGTCACA ACTGGGAACAGACCGATAAACGTCGTTGTGATCGTATGCAGCTGGGCGACAAACCACATGCCTGTCGTGCCTTGCCCCAAATTGTGGTgacgccagcaacaacaacggagTCCACCACAACCTCTACAacatccacaacaacaacaacaacaacaacaacgacgacgactcaGCGGCCGACGACTTCAGAGCCGCCGAAGGATAATCGCACAACTACAGTCAGATCCTAG
- the LOC132796379 gene encoding uncharacterized protein LOC132796379: MFKLTTCCLLLVAFVAIAEASKKPATPPCAGRCTRKDLAGRGTVCIRHARTNICTRLRACELRQRNCSLRDLGLPQLRQTSLARCGRVKGNTGSARCAAIRRRRTVRPTRGCAIANCRRQKPNSCWRTKSGRSEWISDCSARERNCRNKRRPDLQLTRTADWVCRGPKKDKDIIVINKV, from the coding sequence ATGTTCAAGCTTACCACTTGTTGTTTACTACTCGTCGCCTTTGTGGCCATCGCCGAGGCGAGCAAGAAGCCAGCGACACCACCTTGTGCAGGACGTTGCACTCGCAAGGATTTGGCTGGCCGGGGCACAGTCTGCATACGCCATGCCAGGACGAACATCTGCACCAGGCTGCGTGCCTGCGAACTGCGCCAACGCAACTGCTCCTTGAGGGATCTCGGCCTGCCCCAGCTGCGCCAGACATCGCTCGCTCGCTGCGGCCGTGTCAAGGGCAACACTGGCAGTGCTCGCTGTGCGGCaattcgtcgtcgtcgcaccGTTCGCCCCACCAGAGGCTGTGCGATTGCCAACTGCAGACGCCAGAAGCCCAACAGCTGCTGGCGCACAAAGAGTGGTCGCAGCGAGTGGATCAGCGATTGCAGTGCTCGGGAGCGCAACTGCCGCAACAAGAGGCGTCCAGACCTTCAGCTGACACGCACCGCTGACTGGGTGTGCCGTGGCCCCAAGAAGGACAAGgacatcatcgtcatcaacaAGGTTTAA